One window of Sphingobium sp. HWE2-09 genomic DNA carries:
- a CDS encoding TonB-dependent receptor — MGADMGLARNALLGSGALCMCAAAMPAAAQDAKRHYELPAQSLGEGLRAIAQANDYQLVADPKALDGRRSPALKGEFTLEEAVAVLLARSGLEAEVRGRTIILRGRVAPSRSEEIDGAADNQLFVTGSRIRGAQPTSPVIAASREKIRELGHSDLGSYVRNIPQNFSGGQNPGVISSLQTGSENTTSSSALNLRGLGADATLTLLNGHRVAYDAVSQGIDISAIPLAAVERVEVVADGSSALYGSDAVGGVANILLRRDYDGLLTTARLGAATDGGDVQHQFSAVTGSRWSGGGFMIAGDYNKATDITASQRSYMRSRQRSMTLLPSQRQVSAVLAAHQALGDVVQFEIDAHYNRHKSVAALPFTATGDVTQLGTISRPDIEGYSISPTVKFKLPGGWEVDARATRAISDSQIIAEIYSGGSRSAVNHVGYRNDLWSAELSGEGSLFALPGGDARLAFGAGLRSNGLAASIQRVIRATTTSLLRYTDAQTATYAYGEIFLPVIADRNDIAFIHSLQLSGAVRYERYDEVGGLATPKIGVTYQPIRDLTLKGSWGKSFKAPTLGQQNTVRQGALLAPDFYLPAPPTGQNVLQISGGSRDLEPEKATTLTLTAEVKPQSIPGLRIEGSYFNVRYKNRVIRPIADSTQAFRPEYADLILLNPTLDQVLAATASLPLGVQNQTAGAYDPANLAAIIFNQLQNAAEQHIRGVDATASYEFSAGGSAFNLEANASYLKSDQKLSAGQPTIIRAGTIFNPPHWRARASAGWRRGSAGATLAYNYTGGTDDNRTTTVYKVSGFHSADATISWQPERSGFGGGWSFLLAAQNLLNEKPSRIASSATSPTYDATNYSAIGRLISLTVSKAW, encoded by the coding sequence ATGGGGGCAGACATGGGTTTGGCTAGGAACGCACTTCTGGGCAGCGGCGCACTGTGCATGTGCGCGGCTGCGATGCCAGCGGCGGCGCAGGATGCAAAGCGTCATTATGAATTGCCCGCGCAGTCGCTTGGCGAAGGGTTGCGGGCAATCGCCCAGGCCAACGACTATCAACTGGTCGCAGACCCCAAAGCGCTGGATGGCCGCCGTTCGCCAGCACTCAAGGGCGAATTCACCCTGGAGGAAGCCGTCGCTGTCCTTCTGGCGCGATCCGGCCTCGAGGCCGAGGTCAGGGGGCGAACCATCATCCTGCGGGGGCGAGTTGCACCGTCGCGCTCGGAAGAGATAGACGGCGCGGCGGACAATCAGCTGTTCGTAACGGGCTCGCGCATACGGGGCGCGCAACCGACCTCTCCCGTCATCGCCGCCTCCCGCGAGAAAATTCGTGAACTAGGACATAGCGACCTCGGATCCTACGTCCGCAATATTCCGCAGAATTTCAGCGGCGGCCAAAATCCCGGCGTTATCTCCAGCCTGCAGACCGGGTCCGAAAACACGACCTCATCGTCGGCCCTCAACCTCCGCGGCCTCGGTGCCGATGCCACGCTGACGCTGCTCAATGGCCATCGGGTCGCCTATGATGCAGTAAGCCAGGGGATCGACATCTCCGCCATCCCGCTGGCTGCCGTCGAGCGTGTCGAGGTCGTCGCTGACGGATCGTCCGCGCTGTACGGCTCGGATGCTGTGGGCGGCGTCGCCAACATCCTGCTCCGGCGCGATTATGATGGCCTTTTGACCACAGCGCGCTTGGGCGCCGCAACCGACGGCGGCGATGTGCAGCATCAGTTCAGCGCCGTTACGGGAAGCCGCTGGTCGGGTGGCGGGTTCATGATCGCGGGCGACTATAACAAGGCGACGGACATCACGGCTTCGCAGCGTTCCTATATGCGCTCGCGCCAGCGCAGCATGACGCTCCTGCCCTCGCAGCGTCAGGTCAGCGCGGTCCTTGCCGCGCATCAGGCGCTGGGCGATGTAGTCCAATTCGAGATCGACGCGCATTACAACCGCCATAAGTCGGTTGCCGCCCTGCCCTTCACCGCAACGGGCGATGTGACGCAACTCGGAACAATCAGCCGGCCCGACATCGAGGGCTACTCGATCAGCCCTACGGTAAAGTTCAAGCTGCCCGGAGGCTGGGAGGTTGATGCGCGAGCCACCCGCGCGATCAGCGACAGTCAGATTATCGCCGAGATCTATTCCGGCGGGTCCCGATCAGCCGTCAATCATGTCGGCTACAGGAACGACCTCTGGTCGGCCGAACTCAGCGGAGAAGGATCGCTTTTTGCTTTGCCGGGCGGCGACGCCCGTCTGGCCTTTGGGGCGGGGCTTAGATCCAATGGACTGGCAGCGTCGATCCAGCGCGTCATCAGAGCAACGACCACCTCCCTGCTGCGCTATACCGATGCCCAGACTGCTACCTACGCCTATGGCGAGATATTTCTGCCTGTGATCGCGGACCGCAACGATATCGCCTTCATCCATTCGCTGCAGCTGTCAGGTGCGGTCCGGTATGAGCGCTATGACGAGGTCGGCGGTCTTGCAACGCCGAAGATCGGCGTCACTTATCAACCGATCCGAGACCTCACCCTTAAAGGCAGTTGGGGCAAATCCTTCAAGGCACCGACCCTCGGCCAGCAAAACACCGTCCGGCAAGGCGCGCTGCTCGCCCCTGACTTCTACCTACCCGCGCCGCCCACCGGCCAAAATGTTCTACAGATCAGCGGCGGCAGTCGGGATCTGGAGCCTGAAAAGGCGACCACCCTGACGCTGACCGCCGAGGTCAAACCTCAGAGCATCCCAGGTCTGCGGATCGAAGGCAGCTATTTCAACGTCCGCTACAAGAACCGTGTCATCCGGCCAATTGCGGACAGCACACAGGCATTCAGGCCGGAATATGCCGACCTAATTCTGCTTAATCCAACGCTTGACCAGGTACTGGCGGCGACCGCTTCGCTGCCCTTGGGCGTCCAGAACCAGACTGCCGGCGCATACGATCCGGCAAACCTTGCCGCTATCATCTTCAACCAGCTCCAGAACGCTGCCGAGCAGCATATTCGGGGGGTGGATGCTACAGCCTCCTACGAATTTTCGGCGGGCGGCAGCGCGTTCAATCTCGAAGCAAATGCCAGTTATCTTAAGAGCGATCAGAAGTTGAGCGCGGGACAGCCAACCATCATTCGCGCGGGCACAATCTTCAACCCGCCACATTGGCGGGCACGTGCCAGCGCCGGCTGGCGGCGTGGCAGCGCTGGCGCGACGCTGGCCTATAATTATACCGGCGGCACCGACGACAATCGAACCACCACAGTCTACAAAGTCTCCGGCTTCCACAGCGCGGACGCAACGATCAGTTGGCAGCCGGAACGCAGTGGCTTTGGAGGCGGCTGGTCCTTCCTGCTTGCGGCACAGAATCTCCTTAATGAGAAGCCATCGAGGATTGCTTCGAGTGCGACCAGCCCGACTTATGACGCCACCAACTATTCGGCGATCGGTCGTCTGATCAGCCTCACCGTCTCGAAAGCCTGGTAA
- a CDS encoding benenodin family lasso peptide — translation MQNIHDNDEVIVDLGIASVETQGSVRGDFDQIGLQQLDMGIADD, via the coding sequence ATGCAGAACATCCATGACAATGACGAGGTGATCGTCGATCTGGGTATCGCTTCGGTGGAAACGCAAGGATCCGTCCGTGGTGATTTCGATCAGATCGGCCTTCAGCAGCTCGATATGGGCATCGCCGACGACTGA
- a CDS encoding lasso peptide biosynthesis B2 protein, with product MARAFASGWHHIFESFAMGYRMREGLAYCIAGGRSIFLDVEADRYFGLQHDWDLAFQALVAAGSTGPQLSALVNAGILVEAEIEAEFTAPVIVAANQEMVSGALKPSLRLIAKFVVAQIRAASALRTKALAEVLQGIDQRAAATKDAAGDGPEPRWQPLVAAFFASSHLRPRSGHCLTNSIAFMRVARSLGYKPQLILGVCAAPFSAHCWVQAGDYVLNDRIENIRTFEPILAL from the coding sequence GTGGCGCGCGCCTTTGCGAGCGGGTGGCACCATATCTTCGAGAGCTTCGCCATGGGATATCGGATGAGAGAGGGACTTGCCTACTGTATCGCGGGGGGTCGTTCGATCTTCCTGGATGTCGAGGCTGATCGATATTTCGGCCTCCAGCACGACTGGGACCTTGCCTTTCAGGCGCTGGTGGCTGCTGGGTCGACAGGTCCTCAGCTTAGCGCACTTGTTAATGCCGGCATTCTGGTTGAGGCGGAAATCGAGGCTGAATTCACTGCGCCAGTAATAGTGGCAGCGAACCAGGAAATGGTCTCAGGCGCGCTGAAGCCAAGCCTGCGCCTCATCGCTAAATTCGTTGTAGCGCAAATTCGCGCTGCGAGCGCGCTTCGCACCAAAGCGCTGGCCGAGGTACTGCAAGGGATCGACCAACGCGCTGCTGCGACGAAGGACGCTGCTGGCGATGGACCCGAACCGCGCTGGCAGCCATTGGTTGCCGCCTTCTTCGCATCGTCGCATTTGCGACCCAGAAGCGGTCATTGCCTCACAAACTCGATCGCCTTCATGCGCGTTGCCAGGTCATTGGGCTACAAGCCGCAGCTCATTCTGGGCGTCTGCGCCGCGCCCTTCTCCGCCCATTGCTGGGTTCAGGCCGGCGACTATGTTCTTAATGACCGGATAGAGAATATCCGTACGTTCGAACCGATCCTCGCCCTATGA
- a CDS encoding GntR family transcriptional regulator, which produces MAPEALTADRLHRDIKALILRGYFGAGLPLTVHAMAEAFGTSISPVRDALNRLVGQGLVEMQGGGGFAIPAITARNTFDLYALHAELIRAAVKDAESFAAVGQPSAQIVAREPDHHSVADATTSFFIRLAGCSSNMELQDAIKGLGERLAVRRLCEGAAKRHAAELIALWNLTEKGNKSAIQGAMWQYHRRRLLRAPEIADAASKWMSS; this is translated from the coding sequence ATGGCACCTGAAGCACTGACGGCCGACCGGCTCCACCGCGACATCAAGGCGCTTATCCTGCGCGGCTATTTCGGGGCAGGTTTGCCACTCACGGTTCACGCCATGGCAGAGGCGTTTGGCACGAGCATCTCGCCTGTCCGGGATGCACTCAATCGACTGGTGGGCCAAGGATTGGTCGAGATGCAGGGGGGCGGCGGCTTTGCGATACCGGCCATCACCGCACGGAATACCTTTGATCTTTATGCCCTTCATGCCGAACTGATACGGGCGGCGGTCAAAGATGCGGAGAGTTTTGCAGCAGTGGGGCAGCCGTCTGCGCAGATTGTTGCGCGCGAGCCAGATCACCATAGTGTCGCGGATGCCACGACAAGCTTTTTCATCCGGTTGGCCGGCTGCTCTTCCAACATGGAATTGCAAGACGCGATCAAGGGGCTAGGCGAACGACTCGCTGTCCGCCGCTTATGCGAAGGCGCAGCAAAGCGCCATGCCGCAGAGCTTATCGCACTATGGAATCTGACTGAGAAAGGAAATAAAAGCGCTATACAAGGTGCCATGTGGCAATATCATCGCCGACGTTTACTGCGTGCGCCAGAGATTGCTGATGCTGCGTCGAAATGGATGTCGTCATAA
- a CDS encoding Atxe2 family lasso peptide isopeptidase, producing the protein MLISLVISLAGAGAVAVPAAPAIQDCATLLSPRMSAARRPIEDRDLIELLDIGPISQMEAGPFYAVSPDHTMIAVSLRRANIAHDDYCTGIVLVNESGEATVLDAGPGAAFFRLDEFYGTNGFPTGVTKLITPRWSADGQRLAYLKFEDGRLRLRVWEKIGRDIRSVKNDAGNIVDFQFTPGGDSLVYKIWDETRQQATLQTESKRGYRFDDRYFPFASSIPFPSGAPLYRYETVDLIDGRVRTASDAEEALVSTARRDDSSFQRVRAVTVADEPGVERIAANIQGKEERCESPLCSRTDGRPWLSLKGKIRFVRRDAWAGSAMSIYEWAIGTKAPHRLYSTPDLLLNCGPIGEDVLCGRESSMQPRRLDRIDLTTQKSSTVFDPNPAFANLIIGRAERLKWKNDQGVECFGDLVYPPDFRPGHRYPLIVVQYESRGFLRGGTGDEYPIQLFAREGYLVLSMQRPRSPLFGKGLSSMERQRLQNEGFLERRGILSAIETKVRQLIDMGLADPDRIGITGLSDGSTTVQYAASHSDLFSAAAISGCCWEPSQTWLLGPSLQTAYERVGWPRSPEEQAAKWGEISLARNASHIAFPLLVQAADGEYLVALEAVRALREAGSPVDLFVYPDELHIKRHPAHRASVYHRNLLWFDFWLRGKKPPADDPGAAEVDRWALMQQKWKNSKARALIPRQPGGG; encoded by the coding sequence ATGCTTATCTCCCTTGTCATAAGCCTTGCCGGAGCAGGTGCGGTCGCAGTCCCGGCCGCACCTGCAATTCAGGACTGTGCCACGCTTCTTAGCCCGCGCATGTCTGCAGCACGCCGCCCCATCGAAGATCGAGACTTAATCGAGCTTCTTGATATTGGCCCTATTTCGCAGATGGAGGCTGGCCCATTTTATGCAGTGTCACCCGATCACACCATGATCGCTGTAAGTCTCCGCCGGGCGAACATCGCGCATGACGATTATTGCACAGGGATAGTCCTTGTAAATGAAAGCGGCGAGGCCACAGTCCTAGATGCCGGGCCAGGCGCGGCTTTCTTCCGTTTGGATGAATTTTACGGCACGAACGGCTTTCCCACTGGCGTTACAAAGCTGATCACGCCCCGCTGGTCTGCCGATGGTCAGCGTCTAGCCTACCTTAAATTTGAAGATGGACGTCTGCGTCTGCGCGTTTGGGAAAAGATCGGGCGAGACATTCGCTCGGTCAAGAATGATGCGGGCAACATCGTCGACTTTCAGTTCACGCCAGGGGGCGACAGCCTAGTTTACAAGATATGGGATGAGACTCGTCAGCAAGCGACCCTGCAGACGGAGTCGAAACGGGGATACCGGTTCGACGATCGCTATTTCCCATTCGCTTCATCCATCCCCTTTCCATCTGGCGCTCCGCTCTACCGATATGAGACTGTCGACTTGATCGATGGCCGCGTCCGGACCGCGAGCGATGCCGAAGAAGCTCTGGTATCAACAGCGAGAAGGGATGATTCCTCCTTCCAGCGCGTTCGTGCGGTCACGGTTGCAGACGAGCCGGGTGTAGAGCGGATTGCAGCCAACATTCAAGGCAAGGAAGAACGCTGTGAAAGCCCGCTCTGCTCTCGCACTGACGGACGGCCATGGCTATCACTAAAGGGAAAAATACGGTTTGTGCGTCGTGACGCATGGGCTGGCAGCGCTATGTCTATTTACGAATGGGCGATCGGAACCAAGGCCCCTCACCGGCTTTATTCAACGCCAGACCTGCTGCTGAACTGCGGCCCGATCGGCGAGGATGTTCTTTGCGGCAGAGAGAGTAGCATGCAACCGCGTCGTCTCGACCGCATAGACCTGACAACCCAAAAATCCTCCACCGTCTTTGACCCAAACCCTGCCTTTGCCAATCTGATCATCGGCCGCGCTGAACGCTTGAAGTGGAAAAATGATCAGGGCGTCGAATGTTTTGGAGACCTCGTCTATCCGCCCGATTTCAGACCGGGACATCGCTATCCGTTGATCGTGGTACAATATGAAAGCCGTGGATTTCTCCGGGGCGGCACGGGCGACGAATATCCCATCCAGCTCTTCGCTCGCGAGGGCTATCTCGTCCTTAGCATGCAACGCCCGCGATCACCGTTATTTGGCAAAGGGCTGTCGTCTATGGAGAGGCAACGCCTGCAAAATGAGGGCTTTCTTGAACGTCGCGGCATCTTGTCGGCGATCGAAACCAAGGTGCGGCAACTTATCGATATGGGACTGGCGGACCCAGACCGCATCGGTATCACAGGCCTCAGTGATGGATCTACCACCGTTCAATATGCAGCATCGCACAGCGATCTGTTCAGCGCCGCGGCCATAAGCGGCTGCTGCTGGGAACCGTCCCAGACCTGGCTGCTTGGCCCTTCTCTTCAGACCGCTTATGAACGGGTAGGATGGCCCAGATCACCAGAGGAGCAAGCCGCAAAGTGGGGGGAAATCTCCCTGGCGCGCAATGCGTCGCACATCGCCTTTCCTCTTCTCGTGCAAGCAGCAGATGGCGAGTATCTGGTTGCGCTCGAAGCCGTTCGTGCCTTGCGTGAGGCCGGCAGTCCGGTGGACCTGTTTGTCTATCCTGATGAACTGCACATCAAACGGCATCCGGCCCATAGAGCCAGCGTCTATCACCGCAACCTTTTATGGTTCGATTTCTGGCTTCGCGGAAAAAAGCCACCGGCCGACGATCCTGGCGCAGCGGAAGTCGATCGCTGGGCACTGATGCAGCAGAAGTGGAAAAATTCCAAAGCGCGAGCCTTGATCCCACGTCAACCAGGAGGGGGCTGA
- a CDS encoding DUF6771 family protein, translated as MDEKTNSTILRVIERAPQWLRHDLEAKQAGVRARAEETLAAMIADALASNDPSSD; from the coding sequence ATGGACGAAAAAACAAATTCGACGATTCTGCGTGTCATCGAACGGGCGCCGCAATGGCTTCGGCACGATCTGGAAGCAAAACAGGCTGGCGTACGGGCACGGGCCGAGGAGACTCTGGCCGCGATGATCGCCGATGCTCTGGCTTCAAACGACCCATCGTCAGACTGA
- a CDS encoding MFS transporter → MRSDKVDNEWLAGKWVLLGCFIGNMLGVHSLPIYGQSIFITPLANEFGWSRLQISLGSTIVIFSLAISAPLAGYMVDKFKLGWVIGASALSMACGFYLLSLIGPDIRGFYLALAFIAFCGGACSTLTYSRIVSAHFSIGRGTALGIAATGNGFASILTPLILAPFIAAHGWRPGYVLLAVITLFAAPIVVALARMPASASPANSPLSITREGSSFRAAFHDPLAWKMAVTFFLIPLGVAGLITHLMPLLLEAGLSPAQSALRASGIGIAVVVARLATGLLIDRFFAPHVGATLLTISAAAMLLLSLGGSEYAFVGALGTGLAIGAEIDLVGYLTARYFGLKSYGRIFGIFYSILLVGSGMSPLIFGWTYDRTGTYAPALLMAAAALGIAAVLLATMQSSPPLEEQPE, encoded by the coding sequence ATGAGATCTGATAAGGTCGATAATGAATGGCTGGCTGGCAAATGGGTGTTGCTTGGTTGTTTCATTGGCAACATGCTTGGCGTTCACTCACTGCCGATTTACGGGCAGTCTATCTTTATTACACCGCTTGCAAACGAGTTTGGCTGGTCGCGTTTGCAGATATCGTTAGGGTCGACGATCGTAATCTTTTCGCTTGCTATCTCAGCGCCGTTAGCTGGCTATATGGTCGACAAGTTTAAGCTAGGATGGGTTATAGGCGCGTCGGCCCTTTCCATGGCCTGCGGCTTTTATCTTCTTTCATTGATCGGCCCTGACATTCGCGGATTTTACCTTGCGCTGGCGTTTATTGCGTTCTGTGGCGGTGCCTGCTCAACGCTGACCTACAGCCGCATCGTTTCAGCTCATTTCTCGATAGGTCGCGGCACTGCGCTCGGTATAGCGGCTACGGGAAACGGATTCGCTAGTATACTTACCCCGCTGATTCTTGCTCCATTTATAGCCGCTCATGGCTGGAGGCCTGGCTACGTGCTGCTCGCGGTTATTACGCTTTTTGCTGCCCCGATCGTGGTAGCACTCGCTCGTATGCCAGCTAGCGCTTCGCCTGCGAACTCCCCGCTGTCGATAACGCGCGAAGGATCATCGTTTCGTGCCGCGTTCCACGACCCCTTAGCGTGGAAAATGGCGGTTACGTTTTTCCTTATTCCATTGGGCGTAGCTGGCCTAATTACCCACCTGATGCCTCTACTGTTAGAGGCAGGACTATCCCCAGCGCAGTCAGCGTTGCGTGCGAGCGGCATTGGGATCGCCGTCGTCGTCGCAAGACTGGCGACGGGCCTCCTTATCGACCGCTTCTTTGCGCCCCACGTCGGTGCGACGCTTCTTACGATTTCGGCTGCGGCAATGCTTCTGCTGTCACTTGGGGGAAGCGAATATGCGTTCGTTGGGGCGCTCGGTACTGGCCTTGCTATAGGCGCGGAGATCGATCTCGTAGGATACCTTACCGCCCGCTACTTTGGTTTGAAATCCTATGGCAGGATCTTCGGTATATTTTATAGCATTCTCCTTGTGGGCTCGGGCATGTCACCCCTTATTTTCGGTTGGACCTACGATCGAACAGGGACCTATGCTCCGGCACTTTTGATGGCAGCAGCCGCGCTCGGCATTGCGGCTGTACTATTGGCGACCATGCAGTCGTCTCCTCCGCTGGAAGAACAACCCGAATAG
- a CDS encoding helix-turn-helix domain-containing protein yields MTSYQGDALEEGASILAEVKSISGRRIEERRRRHRITQRQLAADVGIGVRWLREIESGNPKSRFDDHIACAHALGLSAAHLLIPMLFLEHHMHFPRHFFVDDMHEIERLCIEFISNLKLRTFLQPGGGARARTGSGPAG; encoded by the coding sequence ATGACCTCATATCAGGGCGACGCCTTAGAAGAAGGTGCGTCGATATTGGCTGAGGTCAAGTCGATCTCAGGTCGCCGTATTGAAGAACGTCGCAGGCGGCATCGCATTACCCAACGGCAACTGGCCGCCGATGTCGGGATCGGCGTGCGATGGTTGCGCGAAATTGAATCGGGTAACCCGAAGTCCCGGTTTGATGATCACATTGCGTGCGCGCACGCCCTTGGGCTGTCTGCCGCGCATCTTCTCATCCCCATGCTGTTCTTGGAGCATCATATGCACTTTCCGCGACATTTCTTCGTTGACGACATGCATGAGATCGAACGCCTCTGCATCGAATTCATTTCGAACCTGAAGCTGCGGACCTTCCTCCAGCCCGGAGGCGGAGCGCGAGCGCGAACTGGTTCCGGACCGGCCGGATGA
- a CDS encoding asparagine synthase-related protein, whose product MTLLRYLILVDQSGASLPQLASRLQETFPFHVTLAEHHCLILMNVEGEALRLPGGKGVAIGTIFPRHGAAKRIDHNDRQWTEELDGPEPLKILRDQYWGGFIAVLARDEGLELIRDPGGAMPCYFMATSTGWAIASDAEALVRAGLLRPRIAWAEMPRYLTAKDLPSTRTAIEGLHELLAGTSIKLGAHASDPSGFWSPWDYVGEADVWDGADMAHRLRRAIDHCAASWASTADQIVSTLSGGLDSSVVVAALARANADQQCITLVTQDRLGDEREYARAMSAHVGAALHEPYFDLADADLSQSVSRHFPKPIGTIHETAYHAAVVRSADGIGADAVFTGNGGDSIFYNSASLRPLFDVLYGQGPGLQALRTFGNICDVTQTSWVSALRETVKFRAVVRRPYVWHRDISMLAADLAADVMTRPATHAWLDSQPKGRPGKIGHVAHLLKVQNHLEGYLRPFGLPMINPLMSQPVMELALSIPTWRMLEGGRDRAVVRLAFADALPPLVRDRRRKGSPSGFAISLILNKEREVRERLFDGVLVRRGLLDAEVLEAAIPKGSVTGRSYVRLLMLLDLEAWISHWQGLES is encoded by the coding sequence ATGACGCTCTTGCGCTATCTCATCCTGGTCGATCAGTCCGGGGCATCGCTGCCGCAGCTAGCCTCAAGGCTGCAGGAGACATTTCCTTTCCACGTCACATTGGCCGAACATCATTGTCTGATCCTCATGAACGTCGAGGGCGAGGCGCTTCGACTTCCCGGCGGAAAGGGCGTGGCGATCGGAACCATTTTCCCGCGCCATGGTGCAGCGAAGCGGATCGATCACAACGACCGTCAGTGGACAGAAGAGCTGGACGGTCCGGAGCCACTCAAAATCTTGCGCGACCAATATTGGGGCGGCTTCATCGCAGTGTTGGCGCGCGACGAGGGGCTTGAGCTGATCCGCGATCCAGGTGGCGCGATGCCATGCTATTTCATGGCGACATCGACGGGATGGGCTATAGCTTCTGATGCAGAGGCGCTTGTCCGCGCGGGCCTCTTGCGGCCACGCATCGCCTGGGCGGAAATGCCGCGCTATCTCACTGCCAAGGATCTCCCGTCCACACGGACCGCGATTGAAGGCTTGCACGAATTGTTGGCCGGGACATCCATCAAACTCGGAGCGCACGCAAGTGATCCGTCCGGCTTTTGGTCCCCTTGGGATTATGTAGGCGAAGCCGACGTGTGGGATGGCGCGGACATGGCGCACCGCCTGCGGCGGGCCATCGATCACTGCGCGGCGTCATGGGCTTCCACTGCGGACCAAATTGTTTCGACCCTTTCGGGCGGTTTGGACTCCTCCGTCGTCGTGGCAGCCCTGGCGCGCGCCAACGCAGATCAGCAATGCATAACCCTTGTTACGCAAGACCGGCTCGGAGACGAGCGGGAATATGCGCGTGCTATGTCGGCGCATGTCGGCGCCGCCTTGCACGAGCCCTATTTTGATCTGGCAGACGCCGATCTATCGCAATCCGTATCGCGACATTTTCCAAAGCCGATCGGCACGATCCACGAAACGGCCTATCATGCCGCTGTTGTCCGCTCCGCGGACGGCATCGGAGCGGACGCTGTATTTACCGGCAATGGCGGCGACAGCATATTCTACAACAGCGCGTCCCTCCGGCCCCTCTTCGATGTCCTCTATGGCCAGGGTCCAGGGCTGCAAGCTTTGCGGACATTCGGGAATATATGCGATGTTACCCAGACGAGCTGGGTCTCCGCACTGCGCGAAACAGTAAAGTTTCGTGCTGTGGTGCGCCGCCCTTATGTCTGGCATAGGGACATTTCGATGCTGGCTGCCGATCTGGCAGCGGACGTCATGACGCGTCCGGCTACGCATGCCTGGCTAGACAGTCAGCCAAAGGGTCGGCCCGGCAAAATCGGTCATGTCGCGCACCTGCTCAAAGTGCAGAACCATCTGGAAGGCTATCTTCGCCCCTTCGGGCTGCCGATGATCAATCCCCTCATGTCCCAGCCTGTGATGGAACTTGCCCTTAGCATACCCACCTGGCGCATGTTGGAAGGAGGGCGAGACAGGGCGGTGGTTCGTCTCGCTTTTGCGGATGCCCTCCCACCCCTCGTGCGCGACCGTCGTCGAAAGGGCAGCCCTAGTGGGTTCGCTATTTCCCTCATTTTGAACAAAGAACGTGAAGTGCGGGAACGGCTTTTCGACGGAGTACTCGTGCGACGGGGGCTGTTAGATGCAGAGGTTCTGGAAGCGGCGATTCCGAAAGGCAGTGTCACGGGACGCAGTTACGTCCGCTTGCTTATGCTCCTTGATCTTGAGGCCTGGATTTCCCACTGGCAGGGATTAGAAAGCTAA